In a single window of the Bufo bufo chromosome 5, aBufBuf1.1, whole genome shotgun sequence genome:
- the LOC121000718 gene encoding uncharacterized protein LOC121000718 isoform X2: MQMLCQKNPYLSSIRGVEDFIMDPNLLRFPEVVLTRIEVKIEDDPPTSAGGKEDQSLVKPRVKSEKIWKESNAAAPFYSSARTEDAGYHEAERSKDYNGETAPATSGDAGYSELGREPLRSGCNGLSKQIRRNPGRRKRGGWHQYVCRERQQFDRKKKKHCAAYVEEERQRGQRFSEEENQVLVEGVLSHYKDLCGHSSLKGSATRKRRLWQEVVNNVNSVATTYRTIEVCKKRYGDCKRSVKVKMAALERKAMGWGVPQEQIKFSNWEESLRQKITSIPINGVRRVLDTCEPSSLEPSAAQITQSPMCEPVSDYDNVSSLPDIHLVSEYSEEEEAPSTPADPVPYETVNAAEPQPEHMFPTPSDPTSMMNGPETSVTGQHQLQEDLNTSLQHLTQVQNVELHKLRENVVEGNARVVQQLEGLVSEVRELNAHVQQIHLNQAHFNHMFQNYISDTKQFYGSIVQAIKALQPAPTVSPMASPTSSPLSSTKYSAAHTNPMLMTAAMFDSTSLSPAGSAEPPSVSSTASEVNPTSHNQGGRPPLAFQFQPLRKY; the protein is encoded by the exons ATGCAGATGTTATGTCAGAAGAACCCGTATCTCAGCAGCATCCGGGGAGTTGAGGACTTCATCATGGACCCCAACCTACTAC GATTCCCGGAGGTTGTACTAACGAGGATAGAGGTGAAGATAGAGGACGACCCCCCAACAAGTGCAGGAG GTAAGGAGGACCAATCTCTGGTGAAACCTCGTGTGAAATCTGAGAAGATATGGAAAGAGTCGAATGCCGCTGCTCCCTTCTACAGTTCGG CCAGAACAGAGGACGCAGGGTACCATGAGGCAGAACGCAGTAAAGACTATAACGGGGAGACAGCACCTGCCACATCGGGTGATGCCGGTTACTCGGAGTTGGGCAGAGAACCCCTCAGATCTGGGTGTAACGGGTTATCAAAACAGATTAGGAGGAACCCTGGACGGAGGAAGAGGGGTGGTTGGCACCAGTATGTATGTAGGGAACGGCAGCAGTTTGACCGAAAGAAGAAGAAACACTGTGCAGCCTATGTGGAGGAGGAGCGCCAGCGGGGGCAGCGGTTCAGTGAGGAAGAGAACCAAGTGCTGGTAGAGGGCGTCCTCAGCCACTACAAGGACCTCTGTGGGCACTCCTCCTTGAAGGGCAGCGCCACGAGGAAGAGACGTCTCTGGCAGGAAGTAGTTAATAACGTCAATAGTGTAGCGACGACGTACAGGACTATTGAGGTGTGCAAGAAGCGCTACGGGGACTGCAAGCGATCAGTTAAAGTCAAGATGGCGGCTctagaacgcaaggccatgggatGGGGAGTTCCTCAAGAGCAAATCAAGTTTAGTAACTGGGAAGAAAGTCTAAGGCAGAAGATCACTTCTATCCCCATTAACGGGGTGCGACGTGTGCTGGACACCTGTGAACCCTCCAGCCTGGAGCCATCCG CTGCCCAGATAACCCAATCCCCCATGTGTGAGCCTGTCTCTGACTACGACAACGTGTCCTCTCTGCCGGATATCCATCTCGTCAGTGAATACTCGGAGGAAGAAGAAGCCCCCAGTACCCCAGCAGACCCTGTTCCCTATGAGACGGTGAATGCAGCTGAGCCGCAGCCCGAGCACATGTTTCCTACCCCTTCGGACCCAACGTCTATGATGAATGGACCTGAGACATCAGTCACTGGCCAGCACCAGCTACAAGAAGATCTTAACACAAGTCTCCAGCACCTGACACAAGTCCAAAACGTGGAACTGCACAAGTTACGAGAAAACGTGGTGGAAGGCAACGCCAGAGTAGTCCAGCAGCTGGAAGGTCTAGTGTCGGAGGTGCGAGAGTTAAACGCCCATGTGCAGCAGATACACCTAAACCAAGCGCATTTCAATCACATGTTCCAGAACTACATCAGTGACACCAAGCAGTTCTACGGGTCTATTGTACAAGCCATAAAAGCCCTACAACCTGCGCCGACTGTAAGTCCTATGGCGTCACCCACTTCATCGCCCCTATCCTCCACCAAATATTCAGCAGCCCATACAAACCCAATGCTAATGACGGCTGCCATGTTTGATTCTACATCACTGTCTCCAGCCGGTTCTGCAGAACCGCCGTCTGTATCTTCCACCGCTTCAGAGGTCAACCCAACCAGCCACAACCAAGGAGGGAGACCACCCCTGGCCTTCCAGTTTCAACCTCTGAGAAAGTATTGA
- the LOC121000718 gene encoding uncharacterized protein LOC121000718 isoform X1: MQMLCQKNPYLSSIRGVEDFIMDPNLLRFPEVVLTRIEVKIEDDPPTSAGAGKEDQSLVKPRVKSEKIWKESNAAAPFYSSARTEDAGYHEAERSKDYNGETAPATSGDAGYSELGREPLRSGCNGLSKQIRRNPGRRKRGGWHQYVCRERQQFDRKKKKHCAAYVEEERQRGQRFSEEENQVLVEGVLSHYKDLCGHSSLKGSATRKRRLWQEVVNNVNSVATTYRTIEVCKKRYGDCKRSVKVKMAALERKAMGWGVPQEQIKFSNWEESLRQKITSIPINGVRRVLDTCEPSSLEPSAAQITQSPMCEPVSDYDNVSSLPDIHLVSEYSEEEEAPSTPADPVPYETVNAAEPQPEHMFPTPSDPTSMMNGPETSVTGQHQLQEDLNTSLQHLTQVQNVELHKLRENVVEGNARVVQQLEGLVSEVRELNAHVQQIHLNQAHFNHMFQNYISDTKQFYGSIVQAIKALQPAPTVSPMASPTSSPLSSTKYSAAHTNPMLMTAAMFDSTSLSPAGSAEPPSVSSTASEVNPTSHNQGGRPPLAFQFQPLRKY, from the exons ATGCAGATGTTATGTCAGAAGAACCCGTATCTCAGCAGCATCCGGGGAGTTGAGGACTTCATCATGGACCCCAACCTACTAC GATTCCCGGAGGTTGTACTAACGAGGATAGAGGTGAAGATAGAGGACGACCCCCCAACAAGTGCAGGAG CAGGTAAGGAGGACCAATCTCTGGTGAAACCTCGTGTGAAATCTGAGAAGATATGGAAAGAGTCGAATGCCGCTGCTCCCTTCTACAGTTCGG CCAGAACAGAGGACGCAGGGTACCATGAGGCAGAACGCAGTAAAGACTATAACGGGGAGACAGCACCTGCCACATCGGGTGATGCCGGTTACTCGGAGTTGGGCAGAGAACCCCTCAGATCTGGGTGTAACGGGTTATCAAAACAGATTAGGAGGAACCCTGGACGGAGGAAGAGGGGTGGTTGGCACCAGTATGTATGTAGGGAACGGCAGCAGTTTGACCGAAAGAAGAAGAAACACTGTGCAGCCTATGTGGAGGAGGAGCGCCAGCGGGGGCAGCGGTTCAGTGAGGAAGAGAACCAAGTGCTGGTAGAGGGCGTCCTCAGCCACTACAAGGACCTCTGTGGGCACTCCTCCTTGAAGGGCAGCGCCACGAGGAAGAGACGTCTCTGGCAGGAAGTAGTTAATAACGTCAATAGTGTAGCGACGACGTACAGGACTATTGAGGTGTGCAAGAAGCGCTACGGGGACTGCAAGCGATCAGTTAAAGTCAAGATGGCGGCTctagaacgcaaggccatgggatGGGGAGTTCCTCAAGAGCAAATCAAGTTTAGTAACTGGGAAGAAAGTCTAAGGCAGAAGATCACTTCTATCCCCATTAACGGGGTGCGACGTGTGCTGGACACCTGTGAACCCTCCAGCCTGGAGCCATCCG CTGCCCAGATAACCCAATCCCCCATGTGTGAGCCTGTCTCTGACTACGACAACGTGTCCTCTCTGCCGGATATCCATCTCGTCAGTGAATACTCGGAGGAAGAAGAAGCCCCCAGTACCCCAGCAGACCCTGTTCCCTATGAGACGGTGAATGCAGCTGAGCCGCAGCCCGAGCACATGTTTCCTACCCCTTCGGACCCAACGTCTATGATGAATGGACCTGAGACATCAGTCACTGGCCAGCACCAGCTACAAGAAGATCTTAACACAAGTCTCCAGCACCTGACACAAGTCCAAAACGTGGAACTGCACAAGTTACGAGAAAACGTGGTGGAAGGCAACGCCAGAGTAGTCCAGCAGCTGGAAGGTCTAGTGTCGGAGGTGCGAGAGTTAAACGCCCATGTGCAGCAGATACACCTAAACCAAGCGCATTTCAATCACATGTTCCAGAACTACATCAGTGACACCAAGCAGTTCTACGGGTCTATTGTACAAGCCATAAAAGCCCTACAACCTGCGCCGACTGTAAGTCCTATGGCGTCACCCACTTCATCGCCCCTATCCTCCACCAAATATTCAGCAGCCCATACAAACCCAATGCTAATGACGGCTGCCATGTTTGATTCTACATCACTGTCTCCAGCCGGTTCTGCAGAACCGCCGTCTGTATCTTCCACCGCTTCAGAGGTCAACCCAACCAGCCACAACCAAGGAGGGAGACCACCCCTGGCCTTCCAGTTTCAACCTCTGAGAAAGTATTGA